A window of the Henckelia pumila isolate YLH828 chromosome 3, ASM3356847v2, whole genome shotgun sequence genome harbors these coding sequences:
- the LOC140887025 gene encoding inositol oxygenase 4-like has product MTILIEQPPLEFDIDEKKVPCDDDDDANDLVLDGGFVMPKLDSDLKFEAPEINSFGKSFRDYNAESERQKTVEEFYRVNHINQTVEFVKKMREEYSKLDKLEMSIWECCELLNDVVDDSDPDLDEPQIEHLLQTAEAIRKDYPDDDWLHLTALIHDLGKVLLLPRFGALPQWAVVGDTFPVGCSFDESIVHHKYFKTNPDLQNPTYNIKNGIYQEGCGLENVLMSFGHDDYMYLVAKENGTTLPSAALFVIRYHSFYPLHRAGAYTHLMNEEDKENLKWLHIFNKYDLYSKSKVRVDVEKVKPYYLSLIEKYFPAKLRW; this is encoded by the exons ATGACGATCCTCATCGAGCAGCCTCCTCTTG AGTTCGACATCGACGAGAAGAAAGTCCCatgcgatgatgatgatgatgcgaATGACCTCGTGTTGGATGGAGGGTTTGTGATGCCCAAATTGGATTCGGATTTGAAATTCGAAGCGCCCGAAATCAATTCTTTTGGCAAATCTTTCag GGACTACAATGCTGAAAGTGAAAGGCAAAAGACCGTGGAGGAATTTTACCGCGTCAACCACATTAATCAAACAGTTGAATTC GTGAAGAAAATGAGAGAAGAATATAGCAAACTCGACAAGCTAGAGATGAGCATATGGGAATGTTGTGAGCTTCTGAACGACGTGGTGGACGATAGCGATCCCGATTTGGACGAGCCCCAAATCGAGCATCTGCTGCAGACTGCCGAGGCAATCAGGAAAGATTACCCCGACGACGACTGGTTGCACTTGACCGCCCTCATTCATG ATCTTGGAAAAGTGCTGCTTCTTCCTAGATTTGGAGCCCTGCCTCAATGGGCTGTTGTTGGTGACACTTTCCCTGTTGGCTGTTCCTTTGATGAATCCATTGTACATCACAAG TATTTCAAGACAAATCCTGACCTTCAGAACCCTACTTACAACATCAAAAATGGAATTTATCAAGAGGGTTGTGGATTAGAGAACGTCTTGATGTCGTTTGGGCACGACGACTATATGTATTTG GTGGCTAAGGAAAATGGAACCACTCTACCTTCGGCTGCATTGTTCGTCATCCGATACCATTCATTTTATC CCTTGCACAGAGCTGGAGCATACACACACTTGATGAATGAGGAGGATAAAGAGAACCTGAAATGGCTGCATATTTTTAA CAAGTATGACTTGTACAGTAAGAGCAAAGTTCGAGTTGATGTGGAAAAAGTGAAACCATACTACCTCTCACTTATTGAGAAG TATTTTCCAGCCAAGCTTCGATGGTAA
- the LOC140891904 gene encoding probable DNA primase large subunit, which yields MEIVRRNRASSPGSAEGGAVSTIPLYRSAPAIEVRLEDFELYAVDRLRVLKGISDGLSRGKKVNEMEKLVKELWRTHMMQVEASEAVNKDVISHFVLRLVYCREEELRKWFLSIESTLFRYRFQLETPEAQRALLVEFDLPYKAVSSAEYESVKDKLNQVVRSNGQSLSTADTIYYKVPFEQVPDLVASRRVFLLKGYAYVATNQVVSLLMTQYRSHLSKALVLTNRKWTSMIREQEKDRLTPIIEALSTSYLGPDYSQPKESAEITLKDIDQVAKSSFPLCMSHLFAKLREDHHLKHGGRMQLGLFLKGVGLNLDDALAFWKAEFSKKVGAERFDKEYAYSIRHNYGKEGKRTDYTPYSCQKIISSTPGVGDHHGCPYRHFSEENLRAALGKMGVGSRPMEEVIDKVRNRHYQLACTLTFEAIHGEFCDAGINHPNQYYSDSRKILDSKNKSRGS from the exons ATGGAAATTGTGAGGCGTAACAGAGCATCCTCGCCGGGATCTGCGGAGGGCGGCGCCGTTTCCACCATCCCGCTGTACCGTTCTGCTCCGGCAATCGAGGTTCGGCTCGAAGATTTCGAGCTTTACGCCGTGGACCGTCTCCGAG TTCTTAAAGGGATATCAGATGGGTTGTCCCGCGGGAAAAAGGTCAACGAGATGGAAAAATTG GTTAAGGAATTATGGAGGACACATATGATGCAAGTAGAAGCATCTGAGGCTGTCAACAAGGATGTCATTTCACATTTCGTGCTGCGCCTAGTCTACTGCAGAGA GGAGGAATTAAGGAAATGGTTTCTTTCCATTGAGTCTACACTATTTCGTTATCGATTTCAACTTGAAACTCCTGAAGCCCAG AGGGCATTGTTGGTAGAGTTTGACCTGCCTTACAAAGCTGTAAGCAGTGCTGAATATGAG AGTGTAAAGGACAAATTGAACCAGGTGGTGCGCTCCAATGGACAATCCTTATCCACTG CTGATACAATATATTACAAG GTACCTTTTGAACAAGTTCCTGATCTTGTGGCAAGTCGGCGAGTGTTTCTACTAAAGGGGTATGCTTATGTTGCAACAAATCAG GTGGTTTCACTTCTCATGACACAATATCGCAGTCATTTGTCAAAAGCACTTGTATTGACAAACAG AAAATGGACTTCGATGATTAGAGAGCAAGAGAAGGACAGACTAACTCCG ATCATTGAAGCTCTATCGACAAGCTATTTAGGTCCTGATTATAGCCAG CCGAAAGAGTCCGCAGAAATAACATTGAAGGATATTGATCAAGTTGCCAAAAGCTCATTCCCTCTCTGCATGAGTCATTTATTTGCAAAG CTTAGAGAGGATCATCACTTGAAGCATGGAGGGCGGATGCAACTAGGTCTCTTTCTCAAG GGTGTAGGACTTAACTTGGATGATGCCCTTGCATTCTGGAAAGCAGAGTTCTCCAAAAAG GTTGGTGCTGAAAGATTTGACAAAGAATATGCATATAGCATACGCCACAATTATGGGAAAGAAGGGAAGAGAACG GATTACACGCCCTATTCATGTCAAAAAATAATATCTTCAACACCAGGTGTTGGGGATCATCATGGGTGTCCTTATCGTCATTTCAG TGAGGAAAACTTGAGAGCAGCCCTTGGTAAGATGGGAGTAGGCAGTCGCCCGATGGAGGAGGTCATTGATAAAGTGCGGAACAGACACTATCAG TTGGCATGCACCTTGACTTTTGAAGCTATTCATGGGGAATTTTGTGACGCGGGAATAAATCATCCGAACCAATATTACAGTGACAGCAGAAAGATTTTGGATTCCAAG AACAAATCTAGGGGTAGTTAG
- the LOC140890530 gene encoding T-complex protein 1 subunit gamma-like, which translates to MNAPVLVLKDSLKRESGNKVHHANIQASKAVADIIRTTLGPRSMLKMLLDAGGGIVVTNDGNAILRELDVAHPAAKSMIELSRTQDEEVGDGTTSVIVLAGEMLHVAEAFIDKNYHPTVICRAYNKALEDALSVLEKIALTVDVKDRSTMLGLVKSCIGTKFTSQFGDIIADLAIDATSTVGVDLGEGMREVDIKKYIKVEKVPGGQLEDSEVLKGVMINKDVVAPGKMRRKILNPRIILLDCPLEYKKGENQTNAELLREEDWSVLLKMEEEYIESLCVQILKFKPDLVITEKGLSDLACHYLSKAGVSAIRRLRKTDNNRIAKACGAVIVNRPDELQESDVGTGAGLFEVRKIGDEFFAFIVNCVNPKACTVLLRGASKDLLNEVERNLQDAMSVARNIIKNPKLVPGGGATELTVSAMLKQKSSSIEGIEKWPYEAAAIAFEAIPRTLAQNCGVNVIRTMTALQGKHANGENAWIGIDGNTGEVADMKERKIWDSYTVKAQAFKTAIEAACMLLRIDDIVSGIKKKQAPGAGQAPSKPKIEEEGDADNEQMIPE; encoded by the exons ATGAACGCTCCTGTGCTGGTTCTCA AGGATTCATTGAAGCGGGAGTCTGGAAACAAGGTGCACCATGCCAATATCCAAGCATCCAAG GCTGTTGCTGATATTATACGTACCACTTTGGGTCCAAGATCAATGTTGAAAATGCTGCTTGACGCTGGAGGAG GGATAGTAGTGACAAACGATGGCAATGCCATTCTTCGTGAATTAGATGTTGCGCACCCAGCAGCTAAG TCAATGATTGAACTAAGCCGAACTCAGGATGAGGAGGTAGGAGATGGAACCACATCTGTCATTGTCCTTG CTGGTGAGATGCTCCATGTTGCAGAAGCGTTCATTGATAAGAACTATCATCCAACTGTCATCTGTCGAG CGTATAATAAAGCCCTAGAGGATGCTCTTTCTGTGCTTGAAAAAATTGCATTGACTGTAGATGTTAAGGATC GTTCAACTATGTTAGGGCTTGTGAAGAGTTGTATCGGCACAAAATTTACTAGTCAATTTGGAGATATAATCGCC GACTTGGCCATCGATGCCACAAGCACTGTTGGTGTTGATCTTGGTGAAGGAATGCGTGAGGTGGATATCAAAAAGTACATCAAAGTCGAGAAGGTTCCTGGTGGTCAGTTGGAGGACTCAGAGGTTTTAAAAGGAGTAATGATTAATAAGGATGTTGTTGCTCCTGGAAAAATGAGAAGAAAAATACTGAATCCTAGAATTATACTCCTTGATTGTCCTCTCGAGTACAAGAAAGGTGAGAACCAAACCAATGCTGAATTGCTGAGGGAAGAAGATTGGAGTGTATTACTTAAAATGGAAGAGGAGTATATTGAGAGCTTATGTGTGCAGATACTGAAGTTCAAACCAGATTTAGTGATAACTGAAAAGGGTCTCAGCGATCTGGCTTGCCATTATCTTAGCAAAGCTGGTGTCAGTGCAATCCGAAGGTTAAGAAAGACTGACAATAACAGAATCGCAAAGGCATGTGGTGCGGTTATTGTTAATAGACCTGATGAGTTGCAAGAATCTGATGTTGGTACTGGTGCCGGACTGTTTGAGGTGAGGAAAATTGGGGATGAGTTCTTTGCGTTCATTGTCAACTGCGTGAATCCAAAAGCATGCACCGTACTTTTGAGGGGTGCCAGCAAGGATCTTCTGAATGAAGTGGAAAGAAATTTGCAG GATGCTATGTCTGTAGCtagaaatataattaaaaatccgaAACTTGTTCCTGGTGGAGGTGCTACGGAGTTGACTGTGTCAGCTATGTTAAAACAAAAGAGTTCTTCCATTGAAGGCATTGAAAAG TGGCCTTATGAAGCAGCGGCAATAGCTTTTGAAGCTATTCCAAGAACTTTGGCTCAGAACTGTGGTGTCAATGTGATCAGGACTATGACTGCCTTACAAGGAAAG CATGCAAATGGTGAGAATGCGTGGATTGGCATAGATGGAAATACTGGTGAAGTTGCTGATATGAAAGAGCGGAAG ATATGGGATTCCTACACGGTGAAGGCACAAGCATTCAAGACAGCCATTGAAGCTGCCTGCATGCTTTTGAGAATCGATGACATAGTTAGTGGGATTAAGAAGAAGCAGGCTCCAGGAGCTGGCCAGGCTCCATCAAAGCCAAAAATCGAGGAAGAGGGTGATGCCGATAACGAGCAGATGATTCCTGAGTGA